One genomic window of Desulfovibrio psychrotolerans includes the following:
- the secF gene encoding protein translocase subunit SecF: protein MGLSIIKPDSNINFVGQRKTFMALSLVVMLVCLVSLVMKGGPRYGVDFAGGVMVQVSFDRTVAPEAISASLADAELPGLVVQRIGLAADNEFIIRASLSDANPETMRSSIQRSLATNLADTSFEIQRLEMVGPKVGSDLRSAALEALYYAVLLIAIYISGRFEQRWFIAGIMAAALATALYGLGKLGLSKPYLVVAAMGLTLVLCWRLKLNFALSAVGALIHDVFITVGVFSLLDKEFDLTIVAALLTIVGYSLNDTIIVFDRIRENIRGRTSPTYAQVVNTAVNQTLSRTLLTSGTTLLVILALFVLGGSVIHDFALAMLVGIGVGTYSSIFVASPILLALSPEELPEEVEKKEPSKPKYAEV, encoded by the coding sequence ATGGGTCTGAGTATTATCAAGCCGGATAGCAATATAAACTTCGTGGGGCAACGCAAGACGTTTATGGCGTTGTCTCTGGTGGTGATGCTGGTCTGCCTTGTCTCGCTGGTCATGAAAGGCGGCCCCCGCTACGGCGTGGATTTTGCCGGCGGCGTGATGGTGCAGGTTTCCTTTGACAGAACAGTTGCCCCGGAAGCCATAAGCGCAAGCCTTGCCGACGCAGAACTGCCGGGATTGGTGGTGCAGCGTATAGGACTTGCGGCAGATAACGAGTTCATTATCCGCGCATCGCTTTCTGACGCAAATCCCGAAACGATGCGCAGCTCTATACAGCGCTCGCTGGCGACAAACCTTGCCGACACCAGTTTTGAAATTCAGCGTCTGGAAATGGTTGGGCCCAAGGTGGGAAGCGATTTGCGTTCCGCCGCGCTGGAGGCACTGTATTACGCAGTGCTGCTCATTGCCATTTACATCTCCGGTCGGTTTGAACAGCGCTGGTTTATTGCCGGTATAATGGCTGCCGCACTGGCAACTGCCTTGTACGGACTAGGCAAGCTGGGGCTTTCTAAGCCGTATCTTGTGGTTGCAGCCATGGGGCTGACGCTGGTGCTGTGCTGGAGGCTTAAGCTGAATTTCGCGCTCAGCGCGGTGGGGGCGCTCATACACGATGTCTTTATCACCGTGGGCGTGTTCTCCCTGCTGGACAAGGAATTTGACCTGACCATTGTGGCTGCGCTGCTGACCATTGTCGGCTACTCGCTTAACGATACCATCATCGTGTTTGACCGTATACGCGAGAACATCCGCGGGCGCACGTCTCCCACCTATGCTCAGGTGGTCAACACCGCCGTGAACCAGACACTGAGCCGCACGCTGCTTACATCCGGCACGACGCTGCTGGTTATTCTGGCCCTGTTTGTTCTTGGGGGCAGCGTGATTCACGACTTTGCCCTTGCCATGCTTGTGGGTATAGGCGTGGGTACCTATTCCTCCATCTTTGTAGCAAGCCCCATTCTGCTTGCACTGAGCCCAGAGGAGCTTCCTGAGGAAGTGGAAAAGAAGGAACCCTCCAAGCCTAAATACGCGGAAGTATAG